The genomic interval CGAAAATACTTATAAAGTCTGACTCTTTTCTTGACGTATGATCAAGGCAGTTCTCTATGATATGGACGATGTCATGGTTAACTCCCACCACATTCATTTTGAGGCAACGGCTTTAGTGTTGCAGAACATGGGAAAAGCCGTGCATGAGGTTCCTGAAACAGCCATTGGTAATTTTGTTGGAAGACCTGTTTCCTATAGCATGCATTTTCTTATTCATCATTTTGAGTTGTCCATTACCCCTGAAGCATTCATTAAGCAACGAGATGGTTATTTTCGTCAATTAATTGAAGAAAAACTTACGCCATGCATTGGGCTTCATGCATCGCTTGAACGTTTTACCAGAAATGGATATCGTCTTGCCGTGGTCTCTTCAGGAACTCGAGTCCATATCGGACTTATTTTGAAGCGTTTTGGCATCCACGATTTTTTTTCATTGATCATTGCAGCAGACGATGTCAACCATGGAAAGCCAAATCCAGAGCCTTATCTTCTTGCAGCCAAAAAACTCGGACTTACGCCAAGCGAATGTCTGGTTCTTGAGGACTCTACGCACGGCATTCAAGCAGCAAAGACAGCAGGATGTAAATGTATCGCACTTCCGAATCCCTTTACTCCAGCACAAGACACCAGCAAGGCAGATCTCACGCTTTCTTCCTTAGATGGAGTTACGCTTGCGCGGATATCTTCACTCGGATGAGCGTAACAGTCGTTCGAATTCTTGAAGAAACCTTTGCGCAACAGATGCATCATGAAAGATAATCATATTCTCATCATTTCGAGCGTTTGCATTTTCAGAAAAGTTAAAGCTGCCAAGGAGGACAATGGTATCATCAATAATCATAAATTTATGATGCATGATCTGTGGATTTCCGTCAACAAGAACCGTAATACCTTGTTCCTTTAATCGCTGTACCTCTGAACCAAGCAAATGAACATTTCTCTTTTCGACAAGGACGGTAATAGAAACTCCCCGCTGCTGTGCTCGAACAAGGGCCTCGGTAACACTATCTGCAGTAAAGGCAAACATCGCAATCTCAATGCTTCCTTGAGCATCATTAATCAGTTGGACAACTCTGTTGATTCCCCCTTTGCCTTTATCTCCACAATCATCAGGACAGAAGTAATTCTCAAACAGGGCATTGTTCACTATGAGACGTGGATAGGATGTTTTTTTTCCTCTCCCGAAAGTTCCTTGCCATAGTTCATCAAACTCTTCTTCATAATTTCTTGCAAGATAGGTTGAGTTTATGATCAGCACATGGTTATCATTCTCTTGTCCTCCTTCTGTCGGATTAAAGGATCCTGTCCATACCACGCTCTTATCAAGGATACAAAATTTGTTATGCATGAATGCACGAGAGGTATCAGCCTTGACAACATTATCGTTATCCTTATTTTCAATGGCCAGCGTATCAAGATTATCCGCATCAACAACTAATCGGACATCCAGACCGTTGTTTACTTTACTTTGGATGAGGTTAAGACTCTCGTAGTCGTTTATCTCAAAAAATGCACAATGAATAGATGCGGTTGCAACTGCCAAAAATTGGTAGAGCTTCTCTGGACAATCATCAGTGGGGCAGAAAAGAATGGTAGGGGGTGGA from Candidatus Woesearchaeota archaeon carries:
- a CDS encoding HAD family phosphatase, whose amino-acid sequence is MIKAVLYDMDDVMVNSHHIHFEATALVLQNMGKAVHEVPETAIGNFVGRPVSYSMHFLIHHFELSITPEAFIKQRDGYFRQLIEEKLTPCIGLHASLERFTRNGYRLAVVSSGTRVHIGLILKRFGIHDFFSLIIAADDVNHGKPNPEPYLLAAKKLGLTPSECLVLEDSTHGIQAAKTAGCKCIALPNPFTPAQDTSKADLTLSSLDGVTLARISSLG